In Lotus japonicus ecotype B-129 chromosome 5, LjGifu_v1.2, one genomic interval encodes:
- the LOC130720810 gene encoding auxilin-like protein 1, protein MESGAATATLSKKLSNGYGVSGRSAYEGVFAAPIKHRAPSFASPLGDYREIFGAGSGACSSIPILELPDLNEMRAAMDDVSRSKLDYSKVFGGFGDVDGAVPLEDLVAQTKVAEDSFTSRAPARSKVKSGNQSYQEDRTDCSKEIPAASQSSNDAKRINMSYHQVSQGSQNGTSAKTHIAQVHAVPAYTCLSEEVNSVKTNRANKPTPVAQDTCSSSYCNEKIKEGGHCMESFTGPSPAHAKKQSTDHGVKVKHRSNSVDLSYDAREISSGSNVTHHPKVPPSETMASKLDNKNNGDAMRSKETKSQTSKSGAPESATGADSPSYLDDVVDSNSVAAASVAALRKAIEEAQVRMKVAKESMRRKKEGFPDRVKRKSNVDLIAGGRKGAKLENKTMKPEEINTMQTFGEMDALRKVSSELGKPKVRIEQVRSNLGAEEMFVAKEAVRDAQVKLRSSQAEHMEDIEQKEADHKGKVLELKQAENTEKGARIKSTGRNASEKPETPDHTVKVMKESGACEELVHEVEYRLQEVVDETKLIQETLDNATDKRMTVNEDGNVENKVTPFHEPEDYASNLGGEGFIIENKEKVACEPEDGKMVEESLELEGCQKFFRATEELGEGKSIVQEQKGSEGKVEVSSGVEECELTEFLEPVDNERVCSFHGSDSISKENEIENVGGLEDRNRRNECSFLDINQETRHSCQRDANDDTFSNVYVQEIMEDILDHVHDDEEIYERNVKDSELDGNGTVQDAQASEDEFKGATHLEDSERERKDNAVPVEVMRVTQTDPNYEETRAGVAVNATETSSSHDFDETMKLHRTQIADTIIENDETLEVTLDDIMIASKASFQHQEENDCNLSMLVEETTPESVEVCKDTKEATVASNIGEPDMKAWHNEDQFFEKAENDRNPPVLVDETTEFVEIWEDAKENTVATNMGETDLKVMQNQDQCLGKAENDCNPAVPVEETTSESVETCTDAMETRFASDEEIDEKRSYSSSEEILFDKKDKIDSSQTPAISELQSSPYKKEEVKSMTMEEKEAIGKSQKAELEKGRRKKIDEAKEREREKGKEKLAVERAIREARERAFADARGRAALERAAAEARQRNIPDGRERVGKISSQANEKTPAEKAAMEAKLKAERAAVERATAEARARALSRALSEKAASEARNKSDKSFAEKYFGSSRDNVKKQNFQSKSFSYGGRDSTDAFDGANGDSAQRCKARSERHQRIGERVAKALEEKNMRDRLVQKEQEERNRVAEVLDADVKRWSAGKTGNLRALLSTLQYILGPDSGWQPIPLTEIVATSAVKKAYRKATLFVHPDKLQQRGASIQQKYICEKVFDLLKEAWNRFNKEER, encoded by the exons GAGCTTGTTCATCGATTCCGATTCTCGAGCTTCCGGACCTCAACGAGATGAGAGCGGCGATGGATGACGTTAGCCGCTCGAAGCTCGATTACTCGAAGGTCTTCGGTGGGTTCGGGGATGTAGACGGTGCTGTGCCTCTCGAGGACCTGGTTGCTCAGACTAAAGTGGCAGAAGATAGCTTCACCAGCAGAGCACCGGCACG GAGCAAAGTCAAAAGCGGAAACCAATCTTACCAGGAAGATCGTACTGATTGTTCGAAGGAAATTCCAGCAGCATCACAGTCATCCAATGATGCCAAAAGGATCAATATGTCATATCATCAAGTTAGCCAAGGAAGTCAAAATGGAACAAGTGCGAAAACACATATAGCTCAAGTCCATGCTGTCCCTGCTTACACCTGTTTAAGTGAAGAAGTCAACTCAGTGAAGACGAACAGAGCTAATAAGCCTACTCCAGTAGCACAGGATACTTGTTCTTCCAGTTATTGCAATGAGAAGATAAAGGAAGGTGGACACTGTATGGAATCATTTACTGGCCCTTCACCTGCTCATGCTAAGAAACAGTCTACCGACCATGGAGTTAAAGTTAAACATAGGTCTAACTCTGTTGACCTGTCTTATGATGCTCGTGAGATTAGCAGTGGAAGTAATGTAACACATCACCCCAAAGTTCCTCCATCTGAGACTATGGCAAGTAAGTTGGATAATAAAAATAATGGTGATGCTATGAGATCAAAGGAAACCAAAAGCCAGACATCTAAAAGTGGCGCACCTGAAAGTGCTACTGGTGCTGATTCACCGTCATACTTAGATGATGTGGTAGACTCAAATTCAGTGGCTGCTGCTTCTGTGGCAGCTTTAAGGAAGGCAATAGAAGAGGCTCAAGTAAGAATGAAGGTTGCAAAAGAATCaatgagaagaaagaaagaaggttTTCCTGATCGTGTCAAACGAAAGTCTAATGTTGACTTGATAGCTGGGGGAAGAAAGGGGGCTAAACTCGAAAATAAAACAATGAAACCTGAAGAGATTAATACAATGCAAACATTTGGAGAAATGGATGCTCTTAGGAAAGTTTCTTCTGAGCTAGGAAAGCCAAAGGTGAGAATAGAGCAAGTAAGATCAAATCTTGGGGCTGAAGAAATGTTTGTTGCTAAAGAAGCTGTacgagatgcacaggtgaaatTGAGATCATCTCAAGCAGAACATATGGAAGACATTGAACAGAAAGAAGCAGATCACAAAGGAAAAGTTCTTGAGCTTAAACAGGCTGAAAATACTGAGAAAGGGGCGCGTATTAAAAGCACTGGCAGGAATGCCTCTGAGAAACCAGAAACACCTGATCATACAGTTAAAGTGATGAAGGAATCAGGTGCTTGTGAAGAACTTGTCCATGAAGTAGAATATAGGCTTCAAGAAGTTGTGGATGAAACAAAACTGATTCAGGAGACACTTGATAATGCAACAGACAAGAGAATGACGGTTAATGAAGATGGAAATGTTGAGAATAAAGTTACTCCTTTTCATGAACCAGAAGACTATGCAAGTAACCTGGGTGGGGAAGGGTttataattgaaaataaagaaaaagttgCATGTGAACCAGAAGATGGTAAAATGGTTGAAGAGTCCTTGGAGCTGGAAGGATGTCAAAAATTCTTTAGAGCTACTGAGGAACTGGGAGAAGGTAAGAGCATTGTTCAAGAGCAAAAAGGAAGTGAGGGTAAAGTTGAAGTGTCCAGTGGGGTGGAAGAATGCGAATTGACAGAATTTCTTGAGCCAGTAGACAACGAGAGAGTGTGCAGTTTCCATGGTTCAGACTCAATAAGTAAGGAGAATGAAATAGAAAACGTGGGGGGTTTAGAGGATAGAAATAGAAGGAATGAATGTAGTTTTCTGGATATTAATCAAGAGACGCGACATTCCTGTCAGAGAGATGCTAATGATGATACATTTAGCAATGTCTATGTGCAGGAAATAATGGAGGACATTCTGGACCATGttcatgatgatgaagaaatttaTGAAAGAAATGTAAAGGATAGTGAATTAGATGGAAATGGGACAGTTCAAGATGCCCAAGCAAGCGAGGATGAATTTAAAGGAGCCACACATCTGGAAGATAGTGAGCGGGAAAGGAAAGACAATGCGGTTCCAGTAGAAGTGATGAGAGTAACTCAAACTGATCCTAACTATGAGGAGACAAGAGCAGGGGTAGCTGTCAATGCTACAGAAACTAGTTCTAGCCATGATTTTGATGAAACTATGAAGTTGCACAGAACTCAGATAGCTGATACAATTATTGAAAATGATGAAACTCTTGAAGTAACTCTGGATGATATAATGATAGCAAGTAAAGCTTCATTTCAACATCAAGAAGAAAATGACTGCAATCTGTCAATGCTTGTTGAAGAAACAACTCCTGAATCTGTAGAAGTATGTAAGGATACAAAGGAGGCTACAGTTGCTTCAAATATTGGTGAACCTGACATGAAGGCTTGGCACAATGAAGATCAGTTCTTTGAAAAAGCAGAGAATGACCGCAATCCGCCAGTGCTTGTTGACGAAACAACTGAATTTGTCGAAATATGGGAGGACGCAAAGGAGAATACAGTTGCTACAAATATGGGTGAAACTGACTTAAAGGTTATGCAAAATCAAGATCAGTGCTTGGGAAAAGCAGAGAATGACTGCAATCCGGCAGTGCCTGTTGAAGAAACAACTTCTGAGTCTGTAGAAACATGTACGGATGCCATGGAGACTAGATTTGCATCAGATGAAGAGATAGATGAGAAACGATCTTACTCCTCTTCTGAGGAAATTTTGTTTGACAAAAAAGACAAGATAGACTCATCTCAGACACCTGCTATATCTGAATTGCAGTCAAGCCCCTACAAAAAAGAGGAGGTTAAATCCATGACaatggaagagaaggaagccaTTGGTAAATCGCAGAAGGCAGAGCTGGAAAAGGGACGccgaaaaaaaattgatgaagcaaaagagagggaaagagaaaaaggaaaggagaaaTTAGCTGTAGAAAGAGCAATCCGTGAAGCTCGTGAAAGGGCATTTGCTGATGCTAGGGGAAGGGCTGCTCTGGAGAGAGCTGCTGCTGAAGCACGTCAGAGAAATATTCCTGATGGACGAGAAAGGGTAGGTAAAATCTCTAGTCAGGCAAATGAGAAGACACCAGCTGAGAAGGCTGCCATGGAAGCAAAACTTAAAGCAGAACGTGCTGCTGTGGAGAGAGCAACTGCAGAGGCACGAGCACGTGCCCTTTCCAGGGCACTATCTGAGAAGGCTGCCTCTGAAGCAAGAAATAAATCTGACAAGTCTTTTGCAGAGAAGTACTTTGGATCTTCCAGAGATAATGTAAAGAAGCAAAACTTCCAGTCAAAATCTTTCAGCTATGGTG gtcGTGATTCTACTGATGCATTTGATGGAGCTAATGGTGATTCTGCTCAGAGATGTAAAGCCAGGTCCGAGAGGCATCAGAGAATAGGGGAACGTGTG GCGAAGGCTCTTGAAGAAAAGAATATGCGTGATAGGCTTGTGCAGAAAGAGCAAGAGGAGAGAAAT AGGGTAGCCGAAGTTCTAGATGCTGATGTTAAAAGGTGGTCAGCTGGGAAGACAGGGAACTTGAGGGCATTGCTTTCAACATTACAATAT ATCCTTGGACCTGATAGTGGTTGGCAACCGATTCCTTTAACAGAGATAGTAGCCACATCTGCTGTGAAGAAAGCTTATCGTAAAGCTACTCTTTTTGTGCATCCTGACAAGTTGCAGCAGCGTGGGGCAAGCATTCAACAAAAGTACATTTGTGAGAAGGTTTTTGATCTTCTAAAG GAAGCTTGGAACAGATTCAACAAGGAAGAGCGGTAA
- the LOC130717426 gene encoding uncharacterized protein LOC130717426: MVAVLEEDDVDFIAAVQQLMYVIWEARNSMVFNGRKLDVGDVLRRSSMLKPWDDGIHTPQSLTASRPANWKRPEEGIVKINFDASVKNEIGGLGMVARDSHGAILGAAALYPVSVISPLLGEACGFRWALKLATEFGFRSVCFETDCLQLFEWWKKGSIGLSYLDTIVRECRLFTSAFSYFQFTFVRRSGNLVADFLARNASNFPNSVWVEEVPHDVDHLVINDALASSPDLI, encoded by the coding sequence ATGGTGGCGGTTTTAGAGGAGGATGATGTAGATTTTATAGCAGCAGTACAACAGCTTATGTACGTGATTTGGGAGGCTCGGAACTCCATGGTGTTCAATGGGAGGAAACTGGATGTGGGAGATGTGCTGCGGAGGTCATCCATGTTGAAGCCTTGGGATGATGGTATTCATACTCCTCAATCACTGACAGCTTCACGCCCTGCAAATTGGAAGAGGCCAGAGGAAGGAATTgtcaaaataaattttgatgCTTCAGTTAAGAACGAGATTGGTGGTCTAGGAATGGTGGCTCGGGATTCTCATGGTGCGATTCTAGGAGCTGCAGCTTTATATCCGGTTAGTGTGATCTCCCCTTTGCTTGGCGAGGCTTGCGGTTTCCGATGGGCACTGAAGTTGGCGACGGAGTTTGGTTTCCGATCAGTTTGCTTTGAAACTGACTGCTTACAGCTATTTGAATGGTGGAAGAAGGGCTCTATTGGTTTGTCTTATTTAGATACTATTGTTCGCGAATGTCGTCTTTTTACTTCTGCTTTTAGTTATTTTCAGTTTACCTTTGTGAGACGTTCAGGTAATTTAGTTGCCGATTTTTTGGCTAGGAATGCCTCTAATTTCCCCAACTCCGTTTGGGTGGAAGAGGTACCTCATGATGTAGATCACTTGGTGATCAACGATGCTTTGGCTTCATCGCCtgatttgatttaa